Proteins from one Pseudomonas sp. KBS0710 genomic window:
- the lapG gene encoding cysteine protease LapG has translation MAVSFIPSRIVGWLLSATLLAGLMPGGLHADWDFSQISRKATALYGPLGEGQQRIDAWQRLLATEKKVDEQEQLKVVNLFFNKQMSYVEDIDLWHVVDYWETPIEALWKGAGDCEDYAIAKYFSLRHLGVSSDKLRITYVKALRQNRAHMVLTYYPTPDAIPLVLDSLMDEILPATRRTDLVPVYSFNAEGLYLPGATGNKKVGDTKRLSRWQDVLKKMRAEGFPAEPAN, from the coding sequence TTGGCGGTAAGTTTTATTCCCTCTCGAATTGTCGGCTGGCTACTTTCAGCGACTTTGCTCGCTGGCCTGATGCCCGGCGGGCTGCATGCCGATTGGGATTTCTCGCAGATCAGCCGCAAAGCCACGGCTCTGTACGGGCCGCTCGGCGAGGGCCAACAGCGCATCGACGCCTGGCAGCGCCTGTTGGCGACTGAAAAGAAGGTCGACGAACAGGAACAGCTCAAGGTCGTTAACCTGTTCTTCAACAAGCAGATGAGCTACGTAGAAGACATCGATCTCTGGCACGTGGTCGACTATTGGGAAACCCCCATCGAAGCGCTGTGGAAAGGTGCGGGAGATTGCGAGGACTACGCAATCGCCAAGTATTTCAGCCTGCGTCACCTGGGCGTCTCCAGCGACAAATTGCGCATTACTTACGTTAAGGCTTTGCGTCAGAATCGCGCGCACATGGTGCTGACGTATTATCCGACCCCCGATGCCATCCCGCTGGTGCTCGACAGCCTGATGGACGAGATCCTGCCGGCTACCCGCCGTACCGACCTGGTGCCGGTGTACTCATTCAACGCCGAGGGCCTGTACCTGCCTGGCGCCACGGGCAACAAGAAAGTCGGTGATACCAAACGCTTGTCGCGTTGGCAGGATGTGTTGAAAAAAATGCGTGCGGAAGGCTTCCCGGCCGAGCCTGCCAACTAG
- a CDS encoding DUF3050 domain-containing protein, translating into MHQHLLEQKKLQLCSHPLFTEITSLKKLQVFMEQHVFAVWDFMSLAKRLQQDLTCMQLPWLPPGDPQSARLINEIVLGEESDEHPTRGHCSHFELYLEAMTETGADTSAIRHFIELQRQGVQADTAMQRVNVRPGVARFVSSTLQTALNAPAHCVAATFLHGRESVIPSMFERILQGDAFMARQAPLFCHYLSRHIELDTQDHGPGAEQLLQRLIGADPKRQHEADEAALRAIENRLGFWDDVHASLHEVQP; encoded by the coding sequence ATGCATCAACATTTGCTTGAACAAAAAAAACTACAGCTATGCAGTCATCCGTTATTTACAGAAATAACCTCACTTAAGAAGTTACAAGTTTTTATGGAGCAGCATGTATTTGCTGTTTGGGATTTCATGAGTCTGGCTAAACGCCTGCAGCAGGATCTGACGTGCATGCAATTACCCTGGCTGCCGCCCGGTGACCCGCAAAGCGCACGCCTGATCAATGAAATCGTGCTTGGCGAAGAGTCAGACGAACATCCAACACGTGGCCACTGCAGCCACTTCGAGCTGTATCTGGAGGCGATGACCGAGACAGGCGCAGACACCTCAGCCATCCGACACTTCATTGAACTGCAGCGCCAAGGCGTCCAGGCAGATACTGCGATGCAAAGGGTCAATGTACGCCCTGGCGTGGCGCGCTTTGTCAGCAGCACCTTGCAGACCGCGCTGAACGCGCCAGCCCACTGTGTGGCAGCAACGTTCCTGCACGGCCGCGAGAGCGTCATCCCATCGATGTTCGAACGTATTCTGCAGGGCGACGCCTTCATGGCGCGTCAGGCACCGTTGTTCTGTCACTACCTCAGCCGTCACATCGAACTGGATACCCAGGATCATGGCCCAGGCGCAGAGCAGTTACTCCAGCGCTTGATCGGTGCCGACCCCAAGCGCCAACACGAGGCGGATGAAGCCGCCCTGCGCGCCATAGAAAACCGCCTCGGTTTCTGGGACGACGTACACGCCTCGCTCCATGAGGTGCAACCATGA
- a CDS encoding GntR family transcriptional regulator, with amino-acid sequence MTQKPNPLSSIKISGPIPAHLARAVIEETLRNAILDGRLPCGTAMRQQELASLFGVSRMPVREALRQLEAQSLLHVVTHKGAVVAPLIEDNSAETYALRILLESEALRLSIPLLTEADIAEAEACINTLEQERDYAEIGRLNRLFHMALYGKAPNQRLLKLVEHGLNEEERFLRFNLEAMGLGETSQEDHRELLNLVVHKKVDESILTLRNHLMRGMEVINTYLDSLEGTAKKTAQ; translated from the coding sequence GTGACGCAGAAGCCGAACCCCTTAAGCAGCATCAAAATCAGCGGGCCTATTCCCGCCCATCTTGCACGCGCCGTTATTGAAGAAACGTTGCGCAATGCCATTCTCGACGGCAGGTTGCCCTGTGGTACCGCGATGCGCCAGCAAGAATTGGCCAGCCTGTTCGGCGTCAGCCGCATGCCCGTGCGCGAAGCCTTGCGCCAGCTGGAAGCCCAGTCCTTGCTTCACGTCGTAACCCACAAAGGCGCCGTGGTTGCGCCGTTGATCGAGGATAACTCGGCCGAGACCTATGCCTTGCGCATATTGCTGGAGTCCGAAGCGCTACGCCTGTCGATTCCGTTGCTCACCGAAGCAGACATTGCTGAGGCTGAAGCCTGCATCAATACGTTGGAGCAAGAGCGTGACTATGCCGAGATTGGCCGGCTCAACCGCCTGTTCCACATGGCGTTGTATGGCAAGGCGCCCAACCAGCGGTTGCTCAAACTGGTTGAACACGGCTTGAATGAGGAGGAACGCTTTCTGCGCTTCAACCTCGAGGCAATGGGCCTGGGCGAGACGTCCCAGGAAGATCACCGTGAATTGCTGAACCTGGTGGTGCACAAGAAAGTCGACGAAAGCATCCTGACACTGCGCAATCACCTGATGCGCGGTATGGAAGTGATCAATACCTACCTCGATAGCCTTGAGGGCACAGCAAAAAAAACTGCACAGTAA
- a CDS encoding amino acid adenylation domain-containing protein: MQRLNIGWAGTSHALIALKQVLEAYGHVTTTQPFDLFIEDGTQAPLTHCVARQWLSLRLGIGPLCEGGLPSLQVRGYDQHQRVLAVHDIAHEPSGNGQRLRRQATKSLVEWAAELVSGFSRDAGYFAASSITNTWPEHSLHGLDALAFVHRFNRTDQPALLQAAQVPMIERLQASLHAFAERPALNIAGNVLSYRQLQLRALSIQQRLHPLLGGIEAPVVGVCLEKSVELYASILAVLGCGAVYLPLAPDHPPQRQQAMLEHSGAKVLLDDGRHPLREQFTTLNAGNIDPSHADITQPLMQRRPNFDAPCMVLFTSGTTGQPKGVLLSQGNLAHFTGWAGASLGLDEHSRVLQFSPLSFDSSLIDIFPALIAGAELIVPSEEQRRDPQQLVELIRQQRISHGFLPPALLSILPLDQPLGLTHLITGGDACEPYVIERLAGQCQLHNLYGPTETTVLVSHRTLCPGDSNRNVGRPIANSQVLILDDALQPVDEQVMGDLYITGPGVGLGYVTAPPPEGNPFVELTMPGGQALRAYRSGDRAKWTADGIELGGRRDDQVKIRGFRVEPQEIEQCLRSSRLFRQVAVVIDQNRRILGFAAQPEADATVADLKQHAQRWLPAYMQPERWTELPEMPCTGNGKIDRQALLTAPGHTTPRIARASAQTPLQTHLVTLWSELLDVPGVELCIDESFFNLGGHSILLSTLLLRLREQFGCSLSLNRFFEAPTIRSLALLMEDAAPSYTPSCQMEKDASQALNVSILPETFAGDPRKVIVTGANSFVGVHLVEALLAQGAREVACLVRERPGHSAPARFAQALREYHLEHLDLSRVQVYAADISLPRLGLACDVYDHLARNHGVLLHNAARVNHVLDYASLARDNVQPVLECLRLCETHSKKVFNFISTLSACSSVDAQGHILETPAVATLPLYLKNGYNLSKWVAERLLGRAVEQGAWVNIHRPGNIAFNSQNGVCQPQNNRLMLMLKGSLQLGLAPSLEVNFDLMPVDFLARFVAFHCGQFAARRNVFNLHNPQPLSWDHYLDAFSQAGHLFDRVSVAQWQKRLPTVGPDNALFGVLGFYLDDLAEDISDVSMICHDNARQGVAAMGEQYPRKDPALLRKGCDHLKAIGFL; the protein is encoded by the coding sequence ATGCAGCGTCTGAATATCGGATGGGCCGGCACCAGCCACGCCCTGATTGCGCTGAAGCAAGTGCTCGAAGCCTACGGGCACGTCACCACCACGCAACCCTTCGACCTGTTCATCGAGGACGGCACCCAAGCGCCGCTCACTCACTGTGTCGCACGCCAGTGGTTAAGCCTGCGACTGGGTATCGGCCCGCTGTGCGAAGGTGGGCTGCCCTCCCTGCAGGTGCGCGGCTACGACCAGCACCAACGTGTACTGGCGGTACACGACATAGCCCATGAACCCAGCGGCAACGGCCAACGCCTGCGCCGACAGGCGACCAAGTCTCTGGTGGAGTGGGCCGCCGAGCTGGTCAGCGGCTTCTCAAGGGACGCAGGCTACTTTGCTGCCAGCAGCATCACCAACACCTGGCCTGAACACAGCTTGCACGGGCTGGACGCCCTGGCGTTTGTGCATCGGTTCAATCGCACTGACCAGCCAGCATTGTTGCAGGCCGCCCAGGTGCCGATGATTGAACGGTTGCAGGCCAGTCTGCACGCCTTTGCCGAGCGCCCGGCGCTGAACATCGCGGGCAACGTGCTGAGTTACCGCCAATTGCAGCTTCGTGCCCTGTCGATCCAGCAACGCCTGCATCCCCTACTGGGAGGCATTGAAGCGCCGGTGGTTGGCGTGTGTCTGGAAAAGTCCGTCGAGCTGTATGCCAGTATTCTCGCCGTACTCGGTTGCGGCGCGGTGTATCTGCCACTGGCCCCGGATCATCCGCCGCAACGCCAGCAGGCCATGCTGGAACACAGCGGCGCCAAGGTATTGCTGGATGACGGCCGACACCCTTTGCGCGAGCAGTTCACGACACTGAATGCAGGCAATATTGACCCGAGCCACGCCGACATCACGCAGCCATTGATGCAACGTCGACCCAACTTCGACGCACCGTGCATGGTGTTGTTTACCTCGGGCACCACCGGCCAGCCCAAAGGCGTACTGCTGAGCCAGGGCAATCTTGCGCATTTCACCGGCTGGGCCGGCGCCAGCCTGGGGCTGGATGAACACAGCCGTGTCCTGCAGTTTTCGCCATTGAGTTTCGATTCATCACTGATCGATATCTTCCCGGCCCTGATCGCCGGCGCCGAGCTGATCGTCCCCAGCGAAGAGCAGCGGCGCGACCCTCAGCAACTGGTCGAGTTGATTCGCCAACAGCGCATCAGCCATGGTTTTTTGCCGCCGGCGCTGCTGAGCATCCTGCCGTTGGATCAGCCGTTGGGCCTGACCCATCTGATAACCGGCGGCGATGCCTGCGAGCCGTATGTGATCGAACGACTGGCAGGCCAGTGCCAGTTGCACAACCTCTACGGCCCTACCGAGACCACAGTGCTGGTCAGCCACCGGACGTTGTGCCCCGGTGACAGCAATCGGAATGTGGGGCGCCCCATCGCCAACAGCCAGGTGCTGATCCTCGATGACGCGCTGCAACCGGTAGATGAGCAGGTGATGGGCGATCTGTACATCACGGGGCCCGGTGTAGGGCTGGGGTATGTGACCGCGCCGCCGCCCGAGGGCAACCCGTTCGTTGAACTTACGATGCCCGGCGGCCAAGCGCTGCGGGCCTACCGCAGCGGTGACCGGGCAAAATGGACGGCGGACGGTATCGAGCTGGGCGGACGACGGGACGATCAAGTGAAAATCAGGGGCTTTCGCGTCGAACCCCAGGAGATCGAACAGTGCCTGCGCAGCAGTCGGCTGTTTCGCCAAGTGGCGGTGGTGATCGACCAAAACCGACGGATTTTGGGGTTTGCCGCCCAGCCCGAGGCCGACGCGACGGTGGCGGATCTGAAGCAGCATGCACAGCGGTGGTTGCCGGCTTACATGCAACCCGAGCGTTGGACAGAGCTACCGGAAATGCCCTGCACCGGCAATGGCAAAATTGACCGCCAGGCGTTGCTGACGGCGCCCGGGCACACAACGCCGCGCATCGCTCGCGCCTCGGCGCAAACGCCGCTGCAAACGCACCTGGTGACGCTGTGGAGCGAGTTGTTGGATGTGCCTGGCGTTGAACTTTGCATTGATGAGAGTTTTTTCAATCTGGGCGGCCATTCCATCTTGCTGTCGACCTTGCTGCTGCGTTTGCGCGAACAGTTCGGCTGCAGCCTTTCCTTGAACCGTTTTTTTGAAGCACCGACGATTCGTTCGCTCGCCTTGCTGATGGAAGACGCTGCACCGTCTTACACACCGTCATGCCAGATGGAAAAGGACGCATCCCAGGCGCTGAATGTAAGCATCCTGCCAGAGACGTTCGCTGGCGATCCGCGCAAGGTGATCGTCACGGGTGCAAACAGTTTTGTGGGTGTGCACCTGGTCGAAGCGTTGTTGGCGCAGGGAGCACGGGAGGTGGCATGCCTGGTGCGTGAACGCCCAGGGCACTCGGCGCCAGCCCGGTTTGCACAGGCACTGCGCGAGTACCACCTGGAACATCTGGACCTGAGCCGTGTGCAGGTTTATGCCGCCGACATCAGCCTGCCTCGTCTGGGCCTGGCCTGTGATGTCTATGACCACCTCGCCCGTAACCATGGTGTGTTGCTACACAACGCCGCCAGGGTCAACCATGTGCTGGACTATGCCTCACTCGCCAGGGATAACGTCCAACCCGTGCTTGAGTGCCTGCGCCTGTGTGAAACCCACAGCAAGAAAGTCTTCAACTTCATCTCGACGCTGTCAGCCTGCAGCAGCGTCGACGCTCAGGGTCACATCCTCGAAACACCGGCCGTGGCCACGTTGCCGCTCTACCTCAAGAATGGCTACAACCTTTCCAAGTGGGTCGCCGAGCGGCTGTTGGGGCGTGCGGTCGAGCAAGGCGCCTGGGTGAATATTCATCGCCCGGGGAATATTGCGTTCAACAGCCAAAACGGTGTGTGCCAGCCGCAAAACAACCGCCTGATGCTGATGCTCAAGGGGTCGCTGCAGTTGGGCCTGGCGCCCAGCCTGGAAGTGAATTTTGACTTGATGCCGGTAGACTTTCTCGCACGTTTCGTCGCGTTTCACTGCGGCCAATTCGCGGCGCGGCGAAACGTCTTCAACCTGCATAACCCGCAGCCCTTGAGCTGGGACCATTACCTGGATGCATTCAGCCAGGCCGGCCATCTTTTCGATAGGGTGAGCGTCGCGCAGTGGCAAAAGAGGCTGCCAACGGTGGGGCCTGATAACGCCCTGTTTGGCGTGCTGGGTTTTTACCTGGATGACCTGGCGGAAGACATCAGCGACGTCTCGATGATTTGTCACGACAACGCACGCCAGGGTGTGGCAGCGATGGGCGAACAGTACCCGCGCAAAGACCCTGCGCTGTTGCGCAAAGGCTGCGACCACCTCAAGGCCATTGGCTTTCTCTGA
- a CDS encoding SRPBCC family protein yields the protein MKLLQPDTLIRNPNGAPLVASVDVACDAARLWSVVGNFAGFDAFIPALSHIEMTGTGVGALRTKFFHDGHRVVEQLNSRDDAAMCMTWTTLYNTLGVARLWAAMCVEALDAKHARASWTLIGEPVDTPQAEFEQFAQAFANSALENVRRMLD from the coding sequence ATGAAACTGCTGCAACCCGATACATTGATCCGTAACCCCAATGGCGCACCGCTGGTAGCGTCTGTTGACGTCGCGTGCGATGCCGCTCGCCTGTGGAGTGTGGTGGGAAATTTTGCAGGCTTTGATGCCTTCATTCCTGCCCTGTCGCACATCGAAATGACGGGAACCGGCGTAGGCGCATTACGCACCAAATTTTTCCATGATGGGCACCGCGTCGTTGAGCAACTCAACAGCCGTGACGACGCTGCGATGTGCATGACGTGGACCACCCTCTACAACACCTTGGGTGTCGCGCGACTATGGGCCGCCATGTGTGTGGAAGCACTCGACGCCAAACACGCCAGGGCGAGCTGGACGCTGATTGGCGAGCCGGTCGACACACCACAGGCGGAGTTTGAGCAGTTTGCGCAGGCTTTCGCCAACAGCGCCCTTGAGAATGTGCGACGAATGCTCGACTGA
- a CDS encoding diiron oxygenase, with protein MNTADYRSFAEDWERRATIRTRPRRLLENDDRLIFPVCRQPLVLSATFVEHCPQWRDFVLTQSFYKFINDVVIFETEIVDTTARSIAKNRFALPFPLACRIDAMTVVVDEDYHALVALDFLQQTIELTGIEPLELPTQIELSRALPAARALAPQHLHDAVTLIGVAIAENTVTHDVAAFAKDDSVKPSIRGLMADHLFDEGRHAQFWTQLVRLYWQAASPADRDSIAAVLPTFLTHYLTNTLHKDFDLQLVEHLDVGTDIRQALRDEVMALHFPITRQHPLLGNIMGFLNHSGVLHTPSVAHALSDYLPEPWRQTCSV; from the coding sequence ATGAACACCGCAGACTACCGCTCGTTTGCCGAAGATTGGGAACGCCGCGCCACCATCCGCACACGCCCCCGACGCCTGCTGGAAAACGACGATCGCTTGATCTTTCCGGTCTGCCGCCAACCTCTGGTGCTCAGTGCAACTTTTGTTGAGCACTGCCCGCAGTGGCGCGACTTCGTGTTGACGCAAAGCTTCTACAAATTCATCAACGACGTGGTGATCTTTGAAACCGAGATCGTCGACACGACCGCCCGCAGCATTGCCAAGAATCGTTTCGCACTGCCCTTCCCCCTTGCCTGTCGCATTGATGCAATGACGGTCGTGGTTGATGAGGATTACCACGCGCTGGTTGCGTTGGACTTCCTGCAGCAGACCATTGAACTCACGGGCATAGAACCGCTCGAGTTGCCCACGCAAATCGAACTGAGCCGGGCCTTGCCGGCTGCCCGGGCGCTGGCACCGCAACACCTGCATGACGCTGTGACGTTGATTGGGGTGGCCATCGCCGAGAACACCGTCACACACGACGTAGCGGCGTTTGCCAAGGACGACAGCGTCAAACCTTCCATTCGCGGCTTGATGGCCGATCACTTGTTTGACGAGGGTCGTCACGCCCAGTTCTGGACGCAGCTGGTGCGTCTTTACTGGCAGGCGGCTAGCCCGGCAGACCGAGACAGCATCGCCGCAGTCCTGCCGACCTTCTTGACCCACTACCTGACCAACACGCTGCACAAAGACTTCGACCTGCAGCTTGTCGAGCACTTGGACGTAGGCACCGACATCCGCCAGGCACTACGCGACGAAGTCATGGCGCTGCACTTCCCCATCACCCGCCAGCACCCGCTGCTCGGCAACATCATGGGGTTCCTGAATCACAGCGGCGTGCTGCATACGCCCAGCGTCGCACACGCGTTGAGCGACTACCTGCCCGAGCCGTGGAGGCAGACATGCAGCGTCTGA
- a CDS encoding tryptophan synthase subunit beta, whose protein sequence is MFYVQRDAQGVLSRVEAAAFAESTETLPADHHEIQAWYANEVVETSLAQLKQSDLEMIRVLDDLIQVLTRKGVISVTDLPPAAQAKLMDRNHAREALGGLSHLINDEETGLI, encoded by the coding sequence ATGTTTTACGTGCAACGTGATGCACAGGGAGTGCTGAGTCGCGTGGAGGCCGCCGCCTTTGCCGAGTCGACCGAAACCCTGCCGGCCGATCACCATGAGATCCAGGCCTGGTATGCCAACGAAGTGGTAGAAACCAGCCTGGCGCAGCTCAAGCAGAGCGACCTGGAGATGATCCGGGTACTGGACGACTTGATCCAGGTACTGACCCGCAAGGGCGTGATCAGCGTGACCGACCTGCCGCCAGCGGCCCAGGCCAAGCTGATGGACCGTAACCATGCACGGGAAGCGCTGGGTGGGTTGAGCCACCTGATCAATGATGAAGAGACGGGCTTGATCTGA
- the lapD gene encoding cyclic di-GMP receptor LapD, with the protein MSLFKQLLIAICLFLVVAFSGSFMVSLESSRTQYVNQLRSHAQDAATALALSLTPNIDDPAMVELLVSSIFDSGYYASIRVVDLATDKTIVERSGIPDNNGVPNWFVKLIGLEPAGGDALVNRGWEQAARVEVVSHPMFALAKLWQSALGSLGWLLLCGAVSAVLGALLLRRQLKPLDYMVKQSHAIARREFLSLPDLPRTPELRRVVQAMNQMVEKLKALFQEQAERSEKLRIESYQDNLTGLANRRYFEMQLNARVSNPEDTNSGYLLLLRVKDLAGLNQRLGGQRTDQLLQAVGEQLLRQCEPYPETHNLVTRIRGGEFAVLAPGLVREEALQLAQNLESTLLSLQATSASDVTPVAYIGLAPFNHGDSPQALLTLADQALAQAEGQGDSSWVCLDHSAAASVGDDHHAWHTLLDQALTNQRFELYFQPVVASQDPQLVLHYKVLSRLQDDDGHTIPAGRFLPWLERFGWTARLDRLMLEQVLKQMASHTHSLALNLSAATLQDAQALNRIVELLRQHSNLGPRLTLEIGEEQLPEQALLEQLTQRLRELGFSLSLQRFGGRFSMIGNLARLGLAYLKIDGSYIRAIDQESDKRLFIEAIQRAAHSIDLPLIAERVETEGELKVIREMGIFGVQGQLFGEPAPWK; encoded by the coding sequence ATGTCACTGTTCAAACAACTATTGATCGCTATCTGTCTGTTCCTGGTGGTCGCCTTCAGCGGCAGCTTCATGGTCAGCCTGGAAAGCTCGCGCACCCAATACGTCAACCAGTTGCGCTCCCATGCACAAGACGCGGCGACGGCGCTGGCGTTGTCGCTGACGCCCAATATCGACGACCCGGCGATGGTGGAGTTGCTGGTCAGCTCGATTTTCGACAGCGGCTATTACGCCAGCATCCGTGTGGTGGATTTGGCCACCGACAAAACCATCGTCGAGCGCAGCGGCATCCCGGACAACAACGGCGTGCCCAACTGGTTCGTCAAGCTGATCGGCCTGGAGCCGGCTGGCGGCGATGCGCTGGTCAACCGTGGTTGGGAGCAGGCGGCGCGTGTAGAGGTGGTCAGCCACCCGATGTTCGCCCTGGCCAAGCTCTGGCAAAGCGCACTGGGCAGCCTGGGCTGGTTGCTGCTGTGCGGTGCGGTGAGTGCGGTGCTGGGCGCGCTGCTGCTGCGTCGGCAGTTGAAGCCGCTGGACTACATGGTCAAGCAGTCCCACGCCATCGCCCGCCGCGAGTTCCTCAGCCTGCCTGATCTGCCACGCACGCCGGAACTGCGGCGCGTCGTGCAGGCCATGAACCAGATGGTGGAGAAGCTCAAGGCGCTGTTCCAGGAGCAGGCCGAGCGCAGTGAAAAATTGCGCATCGAGTCCTACCAGGACAACCTCACCGGCCTCGCCAACCGGCGTTATTTCGAGATGCAACTCAACGCCCGCGTGAGTAACCCGGAAGACACCAACTCCGGTTACCTGTTGCTATTGCGGGTCAAGGACCTGGCCGGCCTTAACCAGCGCCTGGGTGGCCAGCGCACGGACCAGTTGCTGCAAGCGGTGGGCGAACAGTTGTTGCGCCAGTGCGAGCCTTACCCGGAAACCCACAACCTCGTCACCCGTATCCGTGGTGGTGAGTTCGCGGTGCTGGCGCCCGGGCTGGTGCGTGAAGAAGCGCTGCAATTGGCGCAGAACCTCGAAAGCACCCTGCTCAGCTTGCAAGCCACCAGTGCCAGTGACGTCACGCCGGTGGCCTACATTGGCCTTGCGCCTTTCAACCACGGTGATTCGCCCCAGGCATTGCTGACCCTGGCTGACCAGGCTCTGGCCCAGGCCGAAGGGCAGGGCGACAGCAGTTGGGTGTGCCTTGACCACAGCGCCGCCGCCAGTGTCGGTGACGATCACCATGCCTGGCACACGCTGTTGGACCAGGCCCTTACCAACCAGCGTTTTGAGCTGTACTTCCAGCCGGTCGTCGCCAGCCAGGATCCACAACTGGTGCTGCACTACAAAGTGCTGTCGCGCTTACAGGATGACGACGGCCACACCATTCCGGCCGGGCGTTTCCTGCCGTGGCTTGAGCGTTTCGGCTGGACCGCACGCCTGGACCGATTGATGCTCGAGCAGGTGCTCAAGCAGATGGCCAGTCATACGCACAGCCTGGCGCTGAACCTCTCGGCCGCCACCTTGCAGGACGCCCAGGCGCTGAACCGGATTGTCGAGTTGCTGCGCCAGCACAGCAACCTGGGCCCGCGCCTGACCCTGGAAATCGGCGAAGAACAATTGCCCGAACAGGCTCTGCTGGAGCAGTTGACCCAGCGCCTGCGCGAGTTGGGCTTCTCTCTGAGCCTGCAGCGTTTTGGTGGGCGCTTCAGCATGATCGGCAACCTGGCGCGCCTGGGTTTGGCGTACCTGAAGATCGACGGCAGCTACATCCGCGCCATCGACCAGGAAAGCGACAAACGCCTGTTTATCGAAGCGATCCAGCGCGCGGCCCACAGTATCGACTTGCCGTTGATTGCCGAGCGCGTAGAAACCGAAGGTGAATTGAAGGTGATTCGCGAGATGGGGATTTTCGGCGTGCAGGGCCAGTTGTTTGGTGAGCCTGCGCCCTGGAAGTGA